A genomic stretch from Antarcticibacterium flavum includes:
- a CDS encoding sensor histidine kinase, with amino-acid sequence MEIDKFHQQTDLNLELFFSLSHDFLCIAGFDGYFRKINPAFIKAMGYTREELFSHPISHFVHPLDKEKTAETRAKILEGIPLVHFQNRYITKTGGIIWLTWTSVPVPEKELIYAISKNITHIKQLEEDRHFRIRDLTSVNSGLTKLSYTTSHDLRAPVNNLIALFDLLDLTKIEDEETLLYLDMLEKSILKLKITLNEQVDHLRENQLLKPGLEEVNSKEILYNIIDSLRSIIDTTGTTFDIDFSEIETLRTNKFYLHSIFLNLITNSIKYSKPGIPPQISIVSKRTATGVEIEFSDNGIGLDMEENGNKLFELHQVFTNHHDSKGIGLYLVKSYMTSLGGTIKASSEKNVGTTFTLCFKS; translated from the coding sequence ATGGAAATCGATAAATTTCATCAACAAACAGACCTGAATCTTGAGCTTTTCTTTTCACTTTCTCATGATTTCCTATGTATAGCCGGTTTTGATGGCTACTTTCGAAAAATAAACCCTGCATTTATAAAAGCCATGGGATATACCCGGGAAGAACTTTTTAGCCACCCTATAAGTCATTTTGTTCACCCCCTGGATAAGGAAAAGACTGCAGAGACCCGCGCAAAAATTTTAGAAGGAATTCCTTTGGTTCACTTTCAAAACCGCTACATCACTAAAACCGGCGGGATCATTTGGCTTACCTGGACCTCAGTTCCGGTACCGGAAAAAGAATTGATATATGCTATTTCAAAAAATATTACGCATATAAAACAACTTGAAGAAGATCGGCATTTCAGGATAAGGGATCTTACCTCGGTAAATTCAGGATTAACAAAATTGAGTTACACTACCTCTCACGATCTGCGCGCACCGGTAAATAATTTAATAGCTCTTTTTGATCTATTGGACCTCACCAAAATTGAAGATGAGGAAACCTTGTTATACCTTGATATGTTAGAGAAATCCATTCTCAAATTAAAAATTACCCTTAACGAGCAGGTGGACCATCTCAGGGAAAATCAACTTTTAAAACCGGGGTTGGAGGAGGTTAATTCAAAAGAGATCCTGTATAATATTATAGATTCTCTTAGGTCTATTATTGATACTACAGGAACAACCTTCGATATTGACTTTTCAGAAATTGAAACCCTTCGCACCAACAAATTTTATCTGCACAGTATCTTTCTTAATTTGATCACTAATTCGATAAAATATTCCAAACCCGGGATCCCTCCACAAATAAGCATTGTTTCCAAAAGAACTGCGACAGGTGTGGAAATTGAATTTTCAGATAATGGAATTGGATTGGATATGGAAGAAAATGGAAATAAATTATTTGAATTGCACCAGGTGTTTACCAACCATCACGATAGTAAAGGTATTGGGCTCTATTTAGTAAAAAGTTATATGACCAGCCTGGGAGGTACTATTAAAGCCAGCAGCGAAAAAAATGTGGGGACTACTTTTACTTTATGTTTTAAGAGTTAA